Below is a genomic region from Thunnus albacares chromosome 4, fThuAlb1.1, whole genome shotgun sequence.
AGCAGTTTGGTGTGTGCAAGTCTAAACTCTACActgtttattaaactttttgCATTTAGATTTTCAAGGGAATTGTCAATCTAATTCATTTACATGTACCTGTAGATAAAAACTTGAATCATAATGTGGGGGAGGGGTATCGTGTTTGTTGAAAACTTGTTAGGGGTCCTGGAAATGGGGTCCTAATGGGCATGGAGCCATCGTTTTGGTCAACTGTGACTCAGAGCGGTCCTATGGAAAGAAGCCAGACACAGAGCAGGACTACATCTCCAGAGTGTCAGGTAAAAGAGAATCAATACAGCTTCTTGTTCACTAGTGAATACTCTTACTCCAGTCTTTCTTCCCTCTGTATCATTAACTTTCATAACTGTTATCGGCATCAAAAGGTCACTCATATTTGCTCATATTAGTCACCGGATTAAAGTGGTGATGTGTGAGGTCGGTTTGATAAACCGATGACTATTTGTGGATGTTCAGATCTGAAGGACATGTCTGTCATGGTGCTGCGGACCAGAGGCCCTGCCAAGCTCCCAGAGGGCTACAAGCTCACAATGCACATCTCTCAGGGAGATGCAGAGAGTGTCAGAGTCTTCAGGGCCAGATCCTCTGAAGTGGGGAATAATGTCCTGTGTGAGTAAAGATTAGGGCGGAGAAAGCCCCAAAACAGATGATGTAACATGCAAGTAATTCAGTTGGTTATTTAAGGCTTTGTGctgttttaatcactttttttccccaaagcaAATGCCTTTAATTAACCTTGTTTACGCTTTTCTTAATTTGGCAGATAAACTATACAACCAATTTGTGAAAGACTATCCACTGGTGCTGAGCAGTGACTCCTTGTCCCAGGAAGTGCCTTACGTTGGAGGTGTAGGAGAGATGAACTTTTATGTGGAGGGCCTCAGGTTTCCTGACAAAGATTTCGACGGGCTCATCAGCATCAACCTCAGTCTGTTAGAGCCCATCTCTACAGTAAGACCTGCAACATGGCATCCACCATTTTAcacatctttatttttacagGGTTTTACAGTTTAATCTCATTTCTATtcaatattttatgttaaaCTATGCTGAGAGGCCcagaatgaactttcatgcaTATCAATAATATAACTTAACTAGATAGATTTTTATAAGTCAATTTGCTTCTAAATAAGCAAAGGTCAAttgctgtgtctgtgtcactacttggaaatgacaaaatctcTCTTTGAGTTAATTCGGTGTCTTATTATATTTAAGTGATCAAACGCAGATTCAGTGTAAACAGACATGAAGCTCAGCAGCGTCTCTCTTGTTTTGACAGGGACTTCCAGAGACGCCTATTTACACAGACAAAGTTATGTTCAGAGTGGCACCCTGGATCATGACACCCAACACCCTCAAGCCTCTAGAGGTGTTTGTTTGCAGGTAAAAGCTGACTGGAGAATAAttaagatgatgatgacaatagATGTGTCAATAGGATGTTAGAGAGCTGCTATTTCAACAGCGCAATCCCCTTAATTTTGACTCATACTCATGAATTTGCATTTTGCAAAAGATTTCTTAATGAGAATCACTTCTCTGTCTGTGGTTGCCTTCTCAGCACATCTGACAACGATCAATTCCTGAAAGGAATGAGAAACCTTGTAGCCAGGAGTGGGTACAAACTTAAGATTTGCGACGAGAAAATGAACAGAGGAGATCGCTGGATGCAGGCAAGAAAACTAAACGCAAGCTTCGTGTCACACTTTCATGTGGAGCTTAGCTTTACCTGTGATAAACAATCATTTGATGTTTGCTCCTCATTCTcaccttttctgtttttgggAAGCTCCTCATTGggattactttttatttctttttaaatggagTTTTCTTAGGAGTCTTTGTGTGTCTCACTGAGAGCTTTTAATCATGTGAAAACATGGGTGGGTGAGGCCCGCTGAGCCTTTCATTAAATCAAACATTCCAAAATATGAGTGCAAAGTATTGTTTTTACAACTGCACTTtaacagcaaatattactggaaccacaacagaaaattgcagaaGTCTTTGTGTGTCTCACTGAGAGCTTTTAATCATGTGAAATCATGCCCTCTGAGCCTTTGATTAAAGGCTGTATAACTTCATTTGAATTGACTGTCAATGAACTAATTTGAGAACCCAACctcacatttaatttatttttctacagGCAATAAATATCATGGAGATTACAGCTACTTACGATTATCTCTtcaatcaaaattaaaaaaaacatgttatacATTTTGGTAGAATGTGGAAAGCCTTAAGAGTGCCTGCGAATCCAACCAAACCAATAAGCCAAGTCATGAAAGGTTTATCTGACAGCAGCTACAGTCAGTATGTGGTTGTGTTTCACAATAATTGCATGATGATACCAAAAAAATTAGAAAGAATTACTATGAAGTATTATGTCTTCCTCATAGAAAGATAGACACTTCttagaaaaagaaacaggaacTGGAAATACAGTTACAGTTACCAAGTATCTGGTAACTGTAATTATATCAGAGGGATCTTTCACAACCGCCCCGTCACAagaaagagaagtgaaactTAGAAAAATTTGTCAAattcacataaaacatttaggcaaaaactgaaaaaatatgttaaatcctctgaatgaaagaaaaagtatttAATTCTACAATTTTCTAGGACGAGCTGGAGTTTGGTTATATCGACGCACCACACCACCGGTTCCCTGTTGTTCTGGATTCCCCTCGAGATGGAGAACTCATGGACTTTCCATATAATGAGCTACTGGTGAGTGATGGATTCAGATTTCTCTTTAAATCTAATGTTTGGAGATATATAATGCTTTTAGAAATGGAAAAGCTTTTTGAGTTTTATCTCAACCAAATTCATGTCTTCAGGGACGTGACTTTGGATATGTGACAAGGGTGGCCCAGAGAAAGGATGTGAGCGGTCTGGACTCATTCGGTAATCTGGAGGTCAGTCCTCCCGTCACTGTGAACGGGAAAAACTATCCCCTGGGCAGAATTATCATTGGAGTGGCCTTTCCTACGTGAGTTTGCAACAGATTCAGAGATAAGCCCCTTACTTCTTGAGAATATGAGTCATTCAGTTATGCATGAGCAACTTTGCAAATGATTAATAAATCCAGTTCCTTGTTGTTGGATGGCACAGTAAACAGAACATGTGACAGAAGACTTTTGTCATACAAACCGACATATTTGTCTTTCTTTAAGGGCAACTAAAGGACGGAACATGACCAAAGTAGTTCAAGACTTCCTGTGGGCCCAGAAGGTTCAGGAGCCCATTGCCTTATTTTCTGACTGGCTCGTTGTCGGCCACGTAGATGAATTCATGTCTTTTGTTCCTGCACCTGACAGAAAGGTAAATGTTTCCTCTTAAATAGACAAATAGAAATAGGGAGAATACAGGTGGAACAGGAAGCCTTTAGCTGTTACTGGCCCATACTGAAATGCTGTAACCTACACAGTGGGATTGCATAAACTCTCAGGATATGAAACAGCCgtgttgtctttgtctcttgTGTATCTGTTCACAGGGCTTCCGGCTGCTGCTGGCTAGCCCAGATGCGGCCTACAAACTATTCAGAGACTTACAGAACGATGGTCACGGACAAGCCAAAATGTTTGAGGGTAAGCCTGTCTTCAGCAATTTATCTGTGGCAAATCTACAATGTGCAATGAACAAATTCATCATAAAAAGTCCTGACACTCACTTCTACAATACTTCTACCATACTTTTAAAAAAGGTCGGAGAGATGAAGAACCAGTCACTTTGGATGAGATGCTTAGTAATGAAAGTTTGCAAGCTGAAAATAACTACGTACAGGTGAGTCACATTATACGATGAGACATATCAAAAAGTTGATAGACTAGTTCAATCTGTGAAAATCATAACATAAATTCTTGCAGCCATCTGCAGCTGTTATCTGCAGTAATTTCCCTTTATGTTTTTAGGAGAGACTGGAAACATGAGTAGAGAGAAGGGTAtgatgttgcagttatgtggtgTGCATCTTAAAAAGTAAAGGCTAGACAGGCTAACCTGTCGCCACAAAGTCGGAATCACACTGTCGTGTGATATAATATGATATACTGTAGCATTAAGGTTACCCTTTGGAACTAAGGGACTTAACCCAAACAACCCAAAAACAGCCCACGTCATTATTCCTTCTCCACCAATCTTAACAGTTGACACTATGCATTCAGACAGCACTGGCATCAGCTAAACCCAGACTTGTCCATCAGAAAGCCAGTAAAGAATGATTGATCTCCCCAGAAAACACACTTGCTTTACATCATCCTAGACGACACTTAGCATTGCACATAGTGATTTTATTCTTGTGTGCCTCTGCTTTGCTGTGGAAACCCATGTCATGGAGCTCCTGACAAACTGTTATTGCACTGATGTTGCTTCCTGAAGTAGGTTGGTACTTGGTAGTGGATGAGAACAAACCATTTTTACTTGCTACATGCTTCAGCACTTGGCAGCCTCATTTTATGAGCTTGTGTGGCCTATCGCTTTACGATgagctgttgttgtttgcaCTTCACAATTAGCAGGGGTGTCCATATACTTTTGGTCACatagtgtctttttttgtttgaagtcAAAGTAGcttaaacaaaatgaatttgAGTACTGGAGCATGACCTCCAAGTGAAAATCAAAGAAGTaattatctttaaaataaaacagtttattgTGGTCAATTCTTTTGCATGCTACCAGCACATTTGTTTACATAAACAATGCATGGTGTCTTTTTTACTGGTTACTCTCTCTCAGAGCTGTATCGACTGGAACAGGGATGTACTGAAGAGAGAGCTGGGCCTGGATGATGAGGACATCATTGACCTGCCAATCCTCTTCAAGTTCGAGGACGAGTACAGAGCAGTGGCTTACTACCCTGACATGGTAGGTTTGCCAGTAAACTGGCATATGACTTGGCTAATTTTCCAAAGCTTGTTTCCATTTTAGAGGCATTAAAGCACTCATCAGTTAACAAGATGTAAGTAAATCTAGGAGCTGATAGCACTTGTGGTTTTCACATGATCCGTCACGTTTCCAGGTGAACATGATTGTCTTGGGGAAAAACCTTGGCATCCCGAAGCCCTTCGGCCCCAAGGTGAATGGACGCTGTGCCCTGGAGGCTGAGATGTGCTCACTGATGGAAGGCCTAGGCCTCACATGCACTTTCATTGACGACTTCGCCTCTTACCACAAACTGCAGGGAGAGGTCCATTGTGGCTCCAATGTCCGCAGGGAACCATTTGACTTCAAGTGGTGGAATCTGGAGATGTGAATGAAAACTGTATGGAGATTGGTTAGAGAGGCAGATAGAGGGCtttattttcaaaaattgtaaattgttttgGAAAACCTATTTCATAGGAATGATTATGTTtgaagagggattttttttgtcaaagccTTACATTACCTCAATCATTTTGCAATAAGTGCCACTTTTTTCCAAATAATGTATGCCTAATTTCATACCAAAGTATTTGCAATAAGTAACAATCAACATTTATTAAGGAAACATAACCGCAGTGTTTTGATATATTGTTTGTATCTTCATCTTTATTAAACCTTTTTGTTGgctttatttacaaaaaaaggaTGTAAAGCAATAtttacaaacaaatattttgaacAAGGGCTTAAGCAGACAAGAACAGAAATACAATCATTTGAATTGAGCACATAGAAGATTCGCTCCCAATCTGTTGTGGTTTGGATCGGCCATTGGCGTACAGTGCAAGCACAGTTAGATGAATGGAACCACATAATGATGTGCAATAATAATACAAAGCCACAAGAGGGCGTAATCCATCTACTCAAGCATTTCCAGCCCAGAGGAAAATCATTTGAAATCATGTCCTTCAATTCATAATATTGACTTCAAAAGGCTGTAATACACAAATGTGTCATTATGAACTAAAAAGTGAACTAAGCCATTTTCCAGTAGAGTCAAATGctgaatattttaatttgttctgAGTGATTTGTAGCTTGTATGTATACATTAACAGGctgtgttttgcatttgtttccaGTGTCTTCAAATCTGTTGTAatttcacatactgtaaatgctaTCATTAATTCACCTTAGACAATAAATATCATGTCTGCTTCACTCTCAtcactgaaataacaaaaaaaaaatccttgtgTCAGTTCTTTCCTTCATAACAAACTGAAGATAGGGGAAAAGCCTCTCCACTCAGGAAAGGTGAGCTGTTTCAGACTCAGGTTTACTGTGGTCAGCAGTCAACACATTATCACCATTCGCTGCAGCAGAtatgtacaaataaatacatgtctACCTTGTTTTACATTCAAGCCAGCTGGCAACGCAAAGCCTTTAAATATGACCCTCCTTCACAGCAGCTCACGTGACACAATCATGATAAAGGCAACTTCAAGACGAGTCACAGTGTAATTCATATTCAGCGACAAATCAGGTTTTTCAAAAGGTCACCATTTCGGTATAACTCTGAAAATGTAGTGCTTAGGTCACATATGTATATTACACTTTACAAATGAAGTAGGAAACTGGTTTTTGGCTCTCTATCAGCAATGTGCACTGCATCTGGAGATGTTGGCTGGttttcaataaaacacaaatcacaGGGACAACACCTCTATGTCAAGCATGGCACCAGTGTACAgaggagagtttttttttgcaagcaGATTTACACCATGCACAGTATCCTTGTatacacacctgtacacagaCATCAAATCAACAAGTGGTGTGTGACAAAGAGCATTTTGGAGACAAAGTTCTAAACAGCAGTACCTTGAATTGTGGATTGAAGATGCATGTTGCTGGTTGGGGCATTACAGTAAT
It encodes:
- the LOC122980437 gene encoding protein-arginine deiminase type-2-like isoform X1; protein product: MMHSRTLRVDYDKPTQVVCVVGYELKVKLHRSAPPGSKFFSVKCTANVQYSISPPSQETSHLSPIPLNGNSVLHISMSRASQYENDNKLSIRYYGKNEDVLGRAVLHLTALEISLDVDADRDGFVEKNNPNKGSWKWGPNGHGAIVLVNCDSERSYGKKPDTEQDYISRVSDLKDMSVMVLRTRGPAKLPEGYKLTMHISQGDAESVRVFRARSSEVGNNVLYKLYNQFVKDYPLVLSSDSLSQEVPYVGGVGEMNFYVEGLRFPDKDFDGLISINLSLLEPISTGLPETPIYTDKVMFRVAPWIMTPNTLKPLEVFVCSTSDNDQFLKGMRNLVARSGYKLKICDEKMNRGDRWMQDELEFGYIDAPHHRFPVVLDSPRDGELMDFPYNELLGRDFGYVTRVAQRKDVSGLDSFGNLEVSPPVTVNGKNYPLGRIIIGVAFPTATKGRNMTKVVQDFLWAQKVQEPIALFSDWLVVGHVDEFMSFVPAPDRKGFRLLLASPDAAYKLFRDLQNDGHGQAKMFEGRRDEEPVTLDEMLSNESLQAENNYVQSCIDWNRDVLKRELGLDDEDIIDLPILFKFEDEYRAVAYYPDMVNMIVLGKNLGIPKPFGPKVNGRCALEAEMCSLMEGLGLTCTFIDDFASYHKLQGEVHCGSNVRREPFDFKWWNLEM
- the LOC122980437 gene encoding protein-arginine deiminase type-2-like isoform X2 — protein: MCRASQYENDNKLSIRYYGKNEDVLGRAVLHLTALEISLDVDADRDGFVEKNNPNKGSWKWGPNGHGAIVLVNCDSERSYGKKPDTEQDYISRVSDLKDMSVMVLRTRGPAKLPEGYKLTMHISQGDAESVRVFRARSSEVGNNVLYKLYNQFVKDYPLVLSSDSLSQEVPYVGGVGEMNFYVEGLRFPDKDFDGLISINLSLLEPISTGLPETPIYTDKVMFRVAPWIMTPNTLKPLEVFVCSTSDNDQFLKGMRNLVARSGYKLKICDEKMNRGDRWMQDELEFGYIDAPHHRFPVVLDSPRDGELMDFPYNELLGRDFGYVTRVAQRKDVSGLDSFGNLEVSPPVTVNGKNYPLGRIIIGVAFPTATKGRNMTKVVQDFLWAQKVQEPIALFSDWLVVGHVDEFMSFVPAPDRKGFRLLLASPDAAYKLFRDLQNDGHGQAKMFEGRRDEEPVTLDEMLSNESLQAENNYVQSCIDWNRDVLKRELGLDDEDIIDLPILFKFEDEYRAVAYYPDMVNMIVLGKNLGIPKPFGPKVNGRCALEAEMCSLMEGLGLTCTFIDDFASYHKLQGEVHCGSNVRREPFDFKWWNLEM